The Culex quinquefasciatus strain JHB chromosome 2, VPISU_Cqui_1.0_pri_paternal, whole genome shotgun sequence genome contains the following window.
GATCTTCTCGATCGACATCCACCCGAACGGTGACAAGTTTGCCACGGGTGGCCAGGGGAACGATTCCGGCCGGGTCGTGATTTGGAACTTGAAGCCGGTCATCAACGAAGAGGCGGAAAAGGATAAGAATGTTCCGCGGATCCTGTGCCAGATGGACAACCACCTGGCGTGTGTCAACTGCGTCCGGTGGAGCGGGAACGGTCAGATGCTGGCGTCGTGCGCGGACGATCGGTTGATTATGATTTGGAAGAAGAGCGCGGGGGGAGGGATGGGGTCGTTTGGATCGACGGTGAAGTTTGCGGAGCATTGGAGGTGCGCGGCCACGTTGCGGGGTCACGCCGGGGATGTGCTGGATCTGGCCTGGTCGCCGGCGGATGTGTTTATCGCGAGCTGCAGTGTGGACAACACGGTGATCATTTGGGACGCGAAAGAATTTCCGCAGATTCTGCACGTCATGAAGGGGCACACGGGACTGGTGAAGGGGGTGACGTGGGATCCGGTGGGGAAGTTTGTTGCGTCGCAGAGCGACGATAAGACGTTGAAGATTTGGAAGACGCACGATTTTTCGCTGTACAAGACGATTACGGAACCGTTTGAGGAGTGCGGCGGAACGACGCATATCTTGCGGTTGTCGTGGTCCCCGGACGGGCAGTATCTGGTGTCGGCCCATGCCATGAACGGGGGAGGTCCGACGGCGCAGATTATTGAGCGAGATGGGTGGAAGTGCGACAAGGATTTCGTCGGTCACCGGAAGGCGGTCACTTGCGTTCGGTTTCATAACTCGATTATGAAGAGGACGGCGCCGAAGACGAACAAGTCCCAACAGTATTGTTGTTTGGCGGTCGGAGCGCGAGACAAGAGTTTGTCGGTTTGGTTGACTGCGTTGCAGCGTCCACTGGTCGTGATTCACGACCTGTTTCAGGATTCGATCTTGGATCTGAGCTGGAGCCACAACGGGTACATCTTGCTGGCTTGCAGCGGCGATGGCAAGGTGTCGTGTCTTCAGTTTAGCGCGGAAGAGTTGGGGACGCCACTTTCGGAAGATGAGAAGAACAGTCTGTACCAGCGGATGTACGGAAAAGATCGGATCACGGATCTTGCCTTGATTGAACCGGGCAAGGAGTTGATCATAGAGAACCCTTACCTGTTCAAAGCAATGCAGGAAAAGCTCACTGCCCCCACGTTGATACCTCAGTCGGCAGCGCCGGCCACCCCGGCAAAAGCTCCGGAACCTGGTCCATCGGTGTTCCATCCCGCAATTAGTCAAGATTCACCTCCTCAGCGGAAAATTATGAAACAGATCGAAACGAAGACTGCAGATGGAAAGCGCCGGATTACGCCCATGTTTATCCCGTTGAACGACGACGTTGGCGAACCGGCGGTGGGATCTTCTGGGAATGGCCAATTCTCCAGCAGCACTGCCAGCAAAAGCAGCATCATTACGGTGGAAAAGGCCGACGAACCTGTGCCAAGTAcaagcagaagcagcagcaacgTCGTCGATCAAGATGACATCGACAAACTCACGGAAGATACGGTCAAGCTGGATATCCGATTGACGAAATGCGCGAATCAACCTCCGACGACCGCGGTCTTCCCTCCCGATCCACCGGAAGATCCCAAGAAGAAAGCTCCCATCCAAACGATGGACACGGGACCGCCTCCGGTGACCGGCAAAGCGACACCCCTTCCCAAAACGACCCTCCGCGTTCACGGCAATTACCGCGTCCAGGTGCAAAACGATTCCATCAAGACCGGCTTCGGTGTCCTGTGCAAGGTGATTGGCCATCTCATAACCCTGCCCAAGGATGACAAAAAGATCTGGGAAACGTTGATCGGATCGCCGGTTGTGTGCGTTTCGCTGTCGAAGAAAACGGTCCTCTGCTGCAGCTTGGACGGATCGATCCGGTTTCTGGACATTCACACCGGAGCGCCGATCCTGCCCGCGATGAGCCTGACCAGCCCGGCCGTGCACTGCTGCTTCAGTCCCAACAGTAATTTGGGGGCGGTTTTAACGGAAAACTGCACGCTGCGCGTTTGGGACCTTGAAGAGCAGTGCGTGTTTCTGTCGGGGACCTGCAGGGACATCGTTACCAATAGTAGGTTCCAGCAATGACTCCTCATATAGCATTTACTAACTAATCTTCAACAGGCTACCCCTCGGTGATGCACCTCTCCGACCAGGGCGTTCCGTTCATCATCCTGGCCAACGGGTCCTCCTTCACGTACAGCAAAAAACTCGAAAGCTGGCTCATCACCAACTCGGCCGATCCGATCATGCGGCACGGCCTGTTCGGCAGCCGGATCGGACTCACTCCGCGCAATATCAAGGCCTACCCGCTGTCCACGATCCAATCGTTCGGACCATCCGCCTCCAAGCTCAACCCGATGGCGTTCCTGGAGAAGTGAGTCGCCCACAATCTACACGCTCAGCGAAAGCACTCTCTCAACCACTCTCCCCCAATTTCAGCTCCAACAAGGCCTGGCAAACGCCGGCCATGCTCAGCTTCATCCAGAACCAGATCAAAATCACCGAAAACATCAACTCGCCGGACGAGTTCCGCTTCTGGCACACGATGCTCGGCTTCCAGCTGGCCACGCACGGCACCGAGGAAAAGGTGCGCCAGATTCTGGACGGCCTGTTCGGGACCGCGTACCGGATCGACGGCGAAACCATGGGCTTCACCAAGGCCACCCTCATCCGGGACATCCTGGACCAGCTGAAGACGCAACCCAAGTGGCAGCGCATCTACACCGAGTACGACGACCAGCTGAAGATGCGCAGCGGGATGATGCCGCCGGACGATGTGCCGGAAGTGCCGTCGCCGCTGGTGCTGCCGGGTGAGGGAGAGGATGAGGAGGAGGCGGACGGCGACGCAAAGATGGACACCGTCGCGCCGTAAGTGTTTGGATTTCTCTTAATATTTGTACTGTTTTAAAAACTGGGATGAACCCAGTTCAATTGCGTTATAAACGCTTCGAAGAACTAagcaaaaatctaaatttgtcCTAAAACGATCCGAAGGTCATGTGAATtcgaactttgtcctaagggatctattaaaattttctgatgcggtgtcaatccagaaaaaacGTGACGATTCCCATTTAGACACTTGAAGTTTTCGGCCGTGTTTGGAAAGTGGTCTGCAACGCAAAATTTACAACTGTATGGAAGTTTCAACAAAAAGCTAATGAAGAGAATCAACTGTGCAAAGGGGCGGGGCATACGTTTCCATTCCAGGCCAGTATAACCCTACTCGTTCAGGAAAATcattctttgtcatattggtcatgtgtaacataactcCCTCCaccttttttgttattgaagttTTCTGTCTGACGAGTCTGTggaataaatttgttttgatttacgATTTACACGCTCAaattgatttagtttttttgtttttttgttatgacAAAACTGCACTcaaagaaattttcaaatcaaaatctggagtttttttttaaaggtccaataaaccaaatttttactttttgctttttgggagtttttttttaataccctgactcccaaaaagcaaaaactggaaatttggtttattggaccttttaaaacaaaaaactccagaaaaaatattaaatgtatATTATgttatcgagctgtcaaatctgcaaCATGAAGTTAAACtttgtgaagttgctgtgaagtttaccacggcccttcgaaaagtttaacattttacgaaggttttgttgtttgtttccgAAGGTTTCTTGTTGGAATGATTTTTGCTAAAAGCTTTTGCaagattttgttgaaaaaagttatttggCGCTcagatattattttaatttgagatTTGAAGGAATATTGCTGAAAAAATAGGctgaaattaatttatattaataACGTCGTTTGAAATAGAACTTGATTTctaaattactttttcaaaatcacctaTGCGCCATTggttttcctatgtacatagggcCTTTTGTAAAAGTAAGCGGGATTTTTCtatcgtgtttttttattcgACTGCTAATTAAAATAAGCAAACATTTCCAGGaatttaaatgttattgtaACAACGCTGTTGGTTTACTTACTGTACGTTTACTTCGGAACGTGGTTTAAGAGCCACTTATGCACGTGCTCAGTAACTACACAGTTCAGTCAATATTTGTAAATTGGTTAGATTGTTGGAATTTTTCGGCAGCacccaaaaaaaacacttgatttgaacataaaaatacttCTACggcatttatttattaaaattctgctcacttgaaaataaaaacatacatTTGGCTGAAATTTAACTACATGATATAATTAGCCTCTTGTGTTGTGCACGAATGtctagagttattttttatgattatttaagtaccaaacaacgaaaaaaaaaacactctgaaTCTTCCAATTTTATAATCTTATCGGGGCACCGACCACGTCAACGTGAGTagtaaaagagaaaaaaataaaataaagcaaaGATGATCCAATCGTGTCATCTGCCGTGAGGCAATCTTTTCACAGAAAATCATCGAAATTCCTCATCTCACCCTAATCACTTGTTGTGCAAAAAGGCCGGACAGAACGCGTGGGGCAACAGTTGCCCCAGTGACGTGACCATGACGCGTGCCGGAGACGGTTTCGCAAGGTAGATGGGCATGTTCTTGGAGCAAAACTCGGCCAACGTCTGCCGGCAGGTTCCACACGGTGAGGTAAATTCCTTCTCCTGGTACGCTACCACGGCCACCGCTTCAAACTCGCGAACTCCTTGTCCGATGGCCGTACAGATGGCCGCCCTCTCGGCGCACACACTTGGTCCGAACGTCCCATTCTCGACGTTACATCCGGTGATTATCTCGCCGCTTTTCGTTCTCAGCGCTGCACCCACCGAGAAATTGCTGTACGGACAGTACGCATTGTTCCGGACCTTGATGGCCGCCTCAACAAGTTCCTGCACTTTGGCATCTGTTGCGCGTCGATTTCGTGGAAAAAGAGTAGGAAAAAGTGAAAGTATCAGTATCACAAAGGGTGAAACAAAGGTCAGAGGACCTTCCCCTTACCAAGGGACGAAAACTCCACCACCGATTCTCCGTCGACCGTTCCG
Protein-coding sequences here:
- the LOC6033610 gene encoding protein HIRA homolog, with amino-acid sequence MKILQPDWVTHDDKSIFSIDIHPNGDKFATGGQGNDSGRVVIWNLKPVINEEAEKDKNVPRILCQMDNHLACVNCVRWSGNGQMLASCADDRLIMIWKKSAGGGMGSFGSTVKFAEHWRCAATLRGHAGDVLDLAWSPADVFIASCSVDNTVIIWDAKEFPQILHVMKGHTGLVKGVTWDPVGKFVASQSDDKTLKIWKTHDFSLYKTITEPFEECGGTTHILRLSWSPDGQYLVSAHAMNGGGPTAQIIERDGWKCDKDFVGHRKAVTCVRFHNSIMKRTAPKTNKSQQYCCLAVGARDKSLSVWLTALQRPLVVIHDLFQDSILDLSWSHNGYILLACSGDGKVSCLQFSAEELGTPLSEDEKNSLYQRMYGKDRITDLALIEPGKELIIENPYLFKAMQEKLTAPTLIPQSAAPATPAKAPEPGPSVFHPAISQDSPPQRKIMKQIETKTADGKRRITPMFIPLNDDVGEPAVGSSGNGQFSSSTASKSSIITVEKADEPVPSTSRSSSNVVDQDDIDKLTEDTVKLDIRLTKCANQPPTTAVFPPDPPEDPKKKAPIQTMDTGPPPVTGKATPLPKTTLRVHGNYRVQVQNDSIKTGFGVLCKVIGHLITLPKDDKKIWETLIGSPVVCVSLSKKTVLCCSLDGSIRFLDIHTGAPILPAMSLTSPAVHCCFSPNSNLGAVLTENCTLRVWDLEEQCVFLSGTCRDIVTNSYPSVMHLSDQGVPFIILANGSSFTYSKKLESWLITNSADPIMRHGLFGSRIGLTPRNIKAYPLSTIQSFGPSASKLNPMAFLENSNKAWQTPAMLSFIQNQIKITENINSPDEFRFWHTMLGFQLATHGTEEKVRQILDGLFGTAYRIDGETMGFTKATLIRDILDQLKTQPKWQRIYTEYDDQLKMRSGMMPPDDVPEVPSPLVLPGEGEDEEEADGDAKMDTVAP
- the LOC6033612 gene encoding cytidine deaminase; translation: MNNNINGTVDGESVVEFSSLDAKVQELVEAAIKVRNNAYCPYSNFSVGAALRTKSGEIITGCNVENGTFGPSVCAERAAICTAIGQGVREFEAVAVVAYQEKEFTSPCGTCRQTLAEFCSKNMPIYLAKPSPARVMVTSLGQLLPHAFCPAFLHNK